The segment GCGTGAGCTCAGTCGAACGCTCAGCCGGGCCGCTCAGTGCACGCTTTCTAACACCAAAGGGTTAACAGGACTAAATTAGTCTTATTTAACTTGGTGCACCCAGCCGTGCTTGTCCGGCAGTTTCCCGGTCTGTATACCGGTCAGGGTATCGAAGAACTTCTTGGCCCAGGGGCCGGCTTTCTTGCCCACCACGTATTCCTGGCCCTTGTAACTGAGCTTGCCCACCGGGCTGACCACGGCCGCGGTGCCGGCCCCGAAGATCTCGGTCACCTTCTGGAATTTGATGCCGTCCACCAGCTCGTCGATCGTCAGCTGCCGCTGCTCGGCCCGGATGCCGATGTCCTCGGCCAGCTTCAGCACCGACTTGCGGGTGATGCCGCTTAAAATACTGCCGGAAAGGGGAGGGGTGACCAGCACGTTCTCGATCACAAAGAAGATGTTCATGGCCCCCACTTCCTCGATATAGCGGTGGTCCTTGGCGTCCAGCCACAGCACCTGGCTGTAGCCCCGGTCCTTGGCCTGCTGGGAGGCCAGCATGCTGGCAGCGTAGTTGCCGCCGGTCTTGGCTTCGCCGGTGCCGCCCAGGGCCGCCCTGGTAAAGCTGTCCGAGACCCACAGACCCACCGGATTAAAGCCCTCCGGAAAATACGGGCCGACCGGGGAGAGGATGATGTAGAAAAGATACTCGTCGGAGGCCTTGACTCCCAGGGCGGCTTCGGTGCCGATCACGGTAGGCCGGATGTAAAGGGAGCAGCCCTCGGCGGTGGGGATCCAGCGCTGTTCCAGCTTTACCAGTTCCGAGACAGCCTGGATGATGTCCTCCACCGGGATCTCGGGCATGCAGATCCGGCGCATGGAATTGTTCAGCCGCTTGGCGTTCTCGTCGGGGCGGAAAAGCAGGATCCTGCCGTCCGGCGATTTATAGGCCTTCTGGCCTTCAAAAACTTCCTGACTGTAGTGAAAGACGTTGGCCGCCGGGTCCAGGTTCAGAGACTGGTAGGGTTTGATCTCCGGGTTGTGCCAGCCCAGCTTCCGGTTGTAGGGCATGGTGAACATATAATCGGTGAAGGTCCGGCCGAACTGGAGCTTTAATGGATCAGGATAAAGGGCTTTCAGTTTTTCCTTGGGCAGCAGGGTGGTTTGAATGTTCATTTTTATGCCCTAAAGTTAAAGGTGAAATGATGGGTTAATTATAAAACTTAATCCATTAAATGTCAAACAAAAACCGGCGATTGTTTCACGTGAAACAATCGCGCCGGAACAAAACAAAACGGGCGCTCCAAAAACGGGGCGCCCGAAATTGTTTCACGTGAAACATTAAAAGGAATATTCAAGGGAGGCCGAGAAAAGCAGCCGGGAAAAATCATAATATGGGTCATTGGAGGAATTGATCAGATAATTCCCTCCCAGGATCAGGCTGGGGCTCTTGCTTCCGGACCCATCCAAGCCCAAGGTCAACTCTACACCCACCTCGGTGATGACGTCTTTTCTCAGGTTTTCGCTTTTGGCCCGGCTGAAGGGGCTGGAGGTGTCCGAACCCGCCTTTTGGTAGGCATAAAGCGAGGAAAAGTCCTTGTTGTTGTAAGCCCCATAAACCACAAACTTATTGTCTCCGGGCGTTAAAACAGTCAATTGGGCCTCGGCCCGGATCCCTTGATAATCAAAATACTCGGCCACTTCGCGCAAAAGAGTATCCGGCATATAGAAGCTATCGGCGGAAACCTTGTTTTGCTGGGTTCCAAACGATACTGCCAGCCCGACATTTTGACCAAGGGATTGGGTCAACTTAAACCGGGGGCTAAAAAAGAGGATATTCTGCGGTGCCAGGGTGTCGTTACAGGAACTGTAAACCTTTCGGTTGTAGTCCACCAAACCAATTAAAGCGGTTTTGGCAGGCAAAAAGAGGCTCAGCGACCCGGCAATCCCAGTACTGTTGTAGCCATAATCCGTAAAATAGCTAAAAGAGGTTCTTCCCACCGAGCCGTCAAGTTTTAATAACAGAGGATTGGCCAAATATATTTTAGACTCCAGGATAGTGGCCGTCGAACTATTGTCATAGTACTTGCGGTCGGCTGAATTCAACTGGGCCTCAAATGATCCGCCCAACCCGGCATAACCGTCCTTTCCGATGTCTAAAACAAGCAGGGCATCGGCCAGGTGGTCGTTATGGCTTCTGCTTAGATAGCTTAAATAAGCGCTATAACTTCCCGAATAATCGGCGCTGACAGAAAGAGGGGATTTTCCGAAGGGCCAATCGGCCGCCAGATCCAAAAATGCTCCCAATGTAAGTGTTCCACCACCGGATGCATCGGAAAAGGCATTGCTGTTATAGTCGGTCCATGCTCCGGCCGTGCCGGAAACCTGAGCAAAGGCAAGGGCGGTTACAAATGCCGATAATAGAGCCAAAATCATGATCTTTTTCATATTATCTCCGTAGTTTAACCGGTTTTTTGATTTCCGTCCATCGTTTTTTAAACAGCTCCAAGCCATCCCATTGTCCGGTGGCCACGCAGAGATAGAGCCGGAAAAGTCCCCGGGGGATGGCAACTATTTCCAACTGAACACCGCAATCGCCGGCCAGATCATTTAGGGGGATGGATAAGTCAGTCCAACGGTGGCTATATGTCTTGAGTTCTAATTCGTAGGATGGCAGCGTTGTCATTGTTTGACTTATTTTTCTCTTTAAAATGTTTATTGCTGTAAAAACCGCAGGTTTAATACTATTAAACCTGCGGTTTGGCAAAGGTTTCAGGCGCTTATTTTAGTTGTTTCCGTTGCCTGTTCCCGAGCCAGATCCCTGTCCCTGCTTATTGCCAGACCCGCCGCCCTGGGGAACCATGTTCCCGTTGCATTCGCCGTACTGTTTTTTGGCCTTGGTCCGGGTCCTGGTCTTTTTCTGTTCCTTCTTTTGCAGCTTGTTTTGGTCTCCCACTCCGTTTCCGTCCTCGTCCTTATACTGGGCCTTGGTTTGGGTCTTGGTCT is part of the candidate division TA06 bacterium genome and harbors:
- a CDS encoding branched-chain amino acid aminotransferase, encoding MNIQTTLLPKEKLKALYPDPLKLQFGRTFTDYMFTMPYNRKLGWHNPEIKPYQSLNLDPAANVFHYSQEVFEGQKAYKSPDGRILLFRPDENAKRLNNSMRRICMPEIPVEDIIQAVSELVKLEQRWIPTAEGCSLYIRPTVIGTEAALGVKASDEYLFYIILSPVGPYFPEGFNPVGLWVSDSFTRAALGGTGEAKTGGNYAASMLASQQAKDRGYSQVLWLDAKDHRYIEEVGAMNIFFVIENVLVTPPLSGSILSGITRKSVLKLAEDIGIRAEQRQLTIDELVDGIKFQKVTEIFGAGTAAVVSPVGKLSYKGQEYVVGKKAGPWAKKFFDTLTGIQTGKLPDKHGWVHQVK